In Zunongwangia profunda SM-A87, the following proteins share a genomic window:
- a CDS encoding DUF3050 domain-containing protein, with product MIKDINKALKPQVETLLNHSLYSKVRSPKELQVFMEHHVFAVWDFMSLLKALQQNLTKTTNPWFPVGNPETRYLINEIVLAEETDVNFYGKHQSHYEMYIDAMEKAGANTTKIHSFLDQVIHGTDIYLIIAASDLPWSIKQFLKFTFETISEGKPHKIASAFTFGREGLIPGMFTSIIGNIQKNFPEKDLQLFKYYFDRHIELDDDEHGPMAFEMIEHLCGKDTDKWQEVETIAKQALDARIELWDGIEREIELLTNTTANS from the coding sequence ATGATTAAAGACATCAATAAAGCCCTAAAACCACAGGTAGAAACTTTATTAAATCACTCCCTATATTCAAAAGTAAGGTCTCCAAAAGAGTTGCAGGTATTTATGGAGCATCACGTTTTTGCTGTTTGGGATTTTATGTCTTTATTAAAGGCCTTACAGCAAAATCTCACTAAAACTACTAACCCCTGGTTCCCGGTTGGGAATCCTGAAACCAGATATTTAATCAATGAAATTGTCCTGGCCGAGGAAACCGATGTTAATTTCTACGGAAAACACCAAAGCCATTACGAGATGTACATTGATGCTATGGAAAAAGCAGGAGCAAATACAACCAAAATCCATAGTTTTTTAGATCAGGTCATTCATGGTACCGATATATACTTAATTATTGCAGCAAGTGATTTACCCTGGAGTATCAAACAGTTTTTAAAATTTACTTTTGAAACCATTTCTGAAGGCAAACCACACAAAATAGCCTCTGCATTTACCTTTGGAAGGGAAGGATTAATCCCTGGGATGTTTACTTCTATCATCGGAAATATCCAGAAGAATTTTCCTGAAAAAGACTTACAATTATTCAAATATTACTTTGACCGCCACATAGAACTGGATGATGATGAACATGGGCCGATGGCCTTTGAAATGATTGAACACCTTTGTGGAAAAGATACCGACAAATGGCAGGAAGTTGAAACCATTGCCAAACAAGCTCTAGACGCCCGAATCGAACTATGGGACGGTATAGAACGTGAAATTGAATTGCTTACAAACACAACAGCCAATTCTTAA
- a CDS encoding acyl-CoA dehydrogenase family protein: MKPDLFTAPDYYNLDDLLSDEHKMVREATRAWVKKELSPIIEDAAQKAEFPKTLLKGLADIGAFGPYIPEDYGGAGLDQISYGIIMQEIERGDSGIRSTASVQSSLVMYPIYAYGSEEQKKKYLPKLAAGELIGCFGLTEPDFGSNPGGMLTNFKDKGDHYLLNGAKLWISNAPFADIAVVWAKNEEGRIHGLIVERGMEGFSTPETHNKWSLRASATGELIFNNVKIPKENLLPQKNGLGAPLGCLDSARYGIAWGAIGAAMDCYDTALRYAKERIQFGKPIAEKQLQQKKLAEMITEITKAQLLAWRLGTLKNEGKASSAQISMAKRNNVDMALKIAREARQVLGAMGITGEYSIMRHMMNLESVVTYEGTHDIHLLITGMDITGHSAF; encoded by the coding sequence ATGAAACCAGATCTTTTTACAGCACCAGATTATTACAATCTTGACGACTTACTAAGCGACGAACATAAAATGGTACGAGAGGCCACTCGCGCCTGGGTAAAAAAAGAGTTAAGCCCTATTATTGAGGATGCCGCTCAAAAAGCAGAATTCCCAAAAACTTTACTAAAAGGTTTAGCTGATATTGGTGCTTTTGGCCCCTATATTCCTGAAGATTATGGTGGCGCCGGCTTAGATCAGATTTCATACGGAATCATAATGCAAGAAATCGAAAGGGGTGATAGCGGCATACGCTCTACCGCTTCAGTACAATCATCTCTGGTTATGTATCCCATCTACGCATATGGATCTGAAGAACAAAAGAAAAAATATCTTCCTAAATTAGCTGCCGGAGAATTGATAGGATGCTTTGGTTTAACCGAACCAGATTTTGGCTCGAATCCCGGTGGAATGCTCACTAATTTTAAGGATAAAGGAGATCATTACCTACTTAACGGAGCAAAATTATGGATTTCTAATGCACCTTTTGCAGATATAGCAGTAGTATGGGCCAAAAACGAAGAAGGTAGGATACACGGACTTATTGTGGAACGTGGCATGGAAGGCTTCTCTACTCCAGAAACTCACAATAAATGGTCGCTTCGTGCCAGCGCCACTGGTGAACTTATTTTTAATAATGTAAAAATTCCAAAAGAAAATCTTTTACCCCAAAAAAACGGATTGGGCGCACCACTTGGCTGCCTTGATTCTGCCAGATATGGAATCGCTTGGGGCGCTATTGGAGCTGCCATGGATTGTTATGATACCGCATTACGTTATGCTAAAGAAAGAATCCAGTTTGGAAAACCTATCGCGGAAAAGCAACTTCAGCAGAAAAAATTAGCTGAAATGATTACTGAGATTACCAAGGCCCAGTTATTAGCATGGCGATTAGGAACGCTTAAAAACGAAGGAAAAGCATCTTCAGCACAAATATCCATGGCCAAAAGAAACAATGTTGATATGGCCTTAAAAATTGCCAGGGAAGCTCGGCAGGTTTTAGGAGCGATGGGCATAACAGGAGAATACAGCATTATGCGCCATATGATGAACCTGGAAAGTGTTGTCACCTACGAAGGTACTCACGACATTCACCTTTTGATTACGGGAATGGATATTACGGGGCACTCCGCTTTTTAA
- a CDS encoding tRNA1(Val) (adenine(37)-N6)-methyltransferase has product MSSKPFKFKQFEIHQDRCAMKIGTDGVLLGAWVDLLEDTDSILDVGTGTGVIALMMAQRSSAQLIDAIEIDENAYEQAVENFEHSDWGDRLFCYHAEFGEFVEEMQDEEKYDLIISNPPFYNSDYKTASEARDMARFQDALPFQLLLEGATYLLSEKGRLAVIIPKSQEQDFLELAGDFNLFPKKITYVKGTHTSEIKRCLILLGLEPIEVLKDELTIEHERHQYTPTYQKLVAPFYLKM; this is encoded by the coding sequence ATGTCATCAAAACCATTTAAATTCAAACAATTCGAAATCCATCAGGATCGCTGTGCTATGAAAATAGGAACAGACGGTGTACTTTTAGGCGCATGGGTAGATCTTTTAGAAGATACAGATAGCATTTTGGATGTGGGCACCGGTACCGGTGTCATTGCCCTTATGATGGCACAGCGTTCCTCAGCGCAACTTATAGATGCTATTGAAATAGATGAGAATGCCTACGAACAGGCTGTAGAAAATTTTGAACATAGTGACTGGGGAGATCGTCTTTTTTGTTATCATGCCGAGTTTGGTGAATTTGTAGAAGAAATGCAGGACGAAGAAAAATATGATTTGATTATTTCCAATCCACCATTCTACAATTCAGATTATAAAACTGCTTCAGAAGCACGCGATATGGCACGTTTTCAGGACGCTTTACCTTTTCAACTTTTGCTAGAAGGCGCAACTTATCTTCTTTCAGAAAAAGGAAGACTGGCCGTTATTATTCCTAAAAGCCAGGAACAGGATTTTCTAGAACTCGCCGGTGATTTTAATCTTTTCCCTAAAAAAATTACTTATGTAAAAGGAACGCATACTTCAGAAATAAAAAGATGCCTAATTCTATTGGGGTTAGAACCTATTGAAGTTTTAAAAGATGAATTAACTATTGAACATGAAAGACATCAATATACCCCAACCTATCAAAAACTGGTCGCCCCTTTCTACCTGAAAATGTAA
- the tsf gene encoding translation elongation factor Ts, whose translation MAKITAAEVNKLRKATGAGMMDCKKALVEVDGDFDKAIEVLRKKGQKVAAKRADRESSEGAAIAKVNADATKGAVISLNCETDFVAKNDDFVKLANDFADLALQVSTKEELLAADYNGISVQDKLTEQTGVIGEKIEIGSFKTLEAPFVGSYIHAGNKIAVLTGLSKNVAGAEDAAKDVSMQAAAMNPVALNEEGVDQTTIEKEIEIAKDQLRAEGKPEDMLDNIAKGKIKRYFKDNTLVNQAFIKDNKQTVAEYVKSVDADLTVVAFERVALGE comes from the coding sequence ATGGCAAAGATAACCGCCGCTGAAGTAAATAAATTGAGAAAAGCTACGGGAGCAGGAATGATGGACTGTAAAAAAGCTCTTGTAGAAGTTGATGGTGATTTTGATAAAGCAATTGAAGTTCTTCGTAAAAAAGGACAGAAAGTAGCCGCCAAAAGAGCAGATAGAGAATCTTCTGAAGGTGCTGCTATCGCTAAAGTAAATGCAGATGCTACTAAAGGTGCTGTTATTTCTTTAAACTGTGAAACAGATTTCGTAGCTAAAAACGATGACTTCGTAAAACTAGCTAATGATTTTGCAGACCTAGCGCTTCAGGTTTCTACTAAAGAAGAATTATTAGCTGCAGATTATAACGGTATCTCCGTTCAGGATAAATTAACTGAACAAACAGGTGTTATCGGTGAAAAAATCGAGATCGGATCTTTCAAAACTTTAGAAGCTCCTTTCGTAGGTTCTTATATTCATGCTGGTAATAAAATTGCTGTTTTAACAGGTCTTTCTAAAAACGTAGCCGGAGCAGAAGACGCTGCAAAAGATGTTTCTATGCAAGCTGCTGCCATGAACCCGGTAGCCCTTAACGAAGAAGGTGTTGATCAAACAACTATCGAGAAAGAAATCGAGATCGCAAAAGATCAATTAAGAGCTGAAGGTAAACCTGAAGACATGTTAGATAACATCGCTAAAGGTAAAATTAAGCGTTACTTTAAAGATAACACATTGGTAAACCAGGCGTTTATTAAAGATAACAAGCAAACTGTTGCAGAATATGTAAAATCTGTAGATGCAGATCTTACTGTTGTTGCTTTTGAAAGAGTTGCTTTAGGAGAATAA
- the rpsB gene encoding 30S ribosomal protein S2: MANKVEVKELLDAGVHFGHLTRRWNPNMAPYIYMERNGIHIINLYKSAAKMQEAGEALKKIAASGRKILFVATKKQAKEIVAEQAEKANMPYITERWPGGMLTNFVTIRKAVKKMASIDRMKKDGTFNTLSKKERLQVDRLRAKLDKNLGSIADMTRLPGALFVVDITREHIAIKEAQKLNIPIFAMVDTNSDPREVDYVIPANDDASKSINKVVSYVSESIVEGLSDRKSNKDSKKEDKESKSEKAPKMPKAEGEVPSKDASDKKAMKEAKKDVKLESKQETLEKATSSNEEE; this comes from the coding sequence ATGGCAAATAAAGTAGAAGTTAAAGAATTACTTGATGCAGGTGTACACTTTGGACACCTTACCAGAAGATGGAATCCAAACATGGCTCCTTATATTTATATGGAGCGTAATGGTATTCACATCATCAACCTATATAAAAGTGCTGCTAAAATGCAAGAGGCTGGTGAAGCCCTTAAAAAAATAGCAGCCAGCGGCAGAAAAATACTTTTCGTTGCTACCAAAAAACAAGCAAAAGAAATCGTAGCTGAGCAAGCTGAAAAAGCAAATATGCCTTACATCACTGAAAGATGGCCAGGTGGTATGCTTACCAACTTTGTTACTATCCGTAAAGCTGTTAAGAAAATGGCTTCTATCGATAGAATGAAAAAAGACGGTACTTTTAATACTCTTTCTAAGAAAGAACGTCTTCAGGTAGATCGTTTAAGAGCTAAGTTAGATAAAAACTTAGGATCTATTGCAGATATGACCAGACTTCCAGGGGCATTATTTGTAGTAGATATCACTCGTGAACACATTGCTATAAAAGAAGCTCAAAAATTAAACATTCCAATTTTTGCTATGGTAGACACGAATTCAGATCCTCGTGAAGTGGACTATGTAATTCCTGCCAATGATGATGCTTCAAAATCCATCAATAAAGTAGTATCTTATGTATCAGAATCTATCGTAGAAGGTTTATCTGATAGAAAATCTAACAAAGATTCTAAAAAAGAGGATAAAGAAAGCAAAAGCGAAAAAGCTCCAAAAATGCCAAAAGCAGAAGGAGAAGTTCCATCTAAAGATGCATCAGACAAAAAAGCCATGAAAGAGGCTAAGAAAGATGTTAAATTAGAGTCTAAACAGGAAACTTTAGAGAAAGCGACCTCTTCTAACGAAGAAGAATAA
- the rpsI gene encoding 30S ribosomal protein S9 encodes MEVIHKIGRRKTAVARVYVSEGKGNITVNKKDLNDYFTTSTLQYKVNQPFNLTETAGTFDVKINVYGGGITGQAEAIRLALSRAMVELNEENKSTLKPEGLLTRDPRMVERKKFGQKKARKKFQFSKR; translated from the coding sequence ATGGAAGTTATTCACAAAATTGGCCGTAGAAAAACGGCTGTTGCACGTGTATATGTTTCAGAAGGAAAAGGAAACATCACTGTAAACAAAAAAGATCTTAACGATTACTTTACAACAAGTACATTACAGTATAAAGTAAATCAGCCTTTCAATCTTACCGAAACTGCAGGAACTTTTGATGTAAAAATCAACGTGTACGGTGGAGGAATCACAGGACAGGCAGAAGCTATTCGTCTTGCGTTATCAAGAGCTATGGTAGAGCTTAACGAGGAGAACAAATCTACGCTTAAACCAGAAGGATTACTTACAAGAGATCCAAGAATGGTTGAACGTAAGAAATTTGGTCAGAAGAAAGCTCGTAAGAAATTCCAGTTCTCTAAACGTTAA
- the rplM gene encoding 50S ribosomal protein L13 — translation MDTLSYKTVSANKATVTKEWVLVDAEGQTLGRLSSKVAKILRGKYKPDFTPHVDCGDNVIVINAEKINLTGKKWDAKEYIRHTGYPGGQRSLTASELFTKAPERLVEKAVKGMLPKNKLGSALFRNLKVYAGSEHGQEAQKPKTINLNDLK, via the coding sequence GTGGACACATTAAGCTACAAAACAGTATCAGCCAACAAGGCGACAGTAACCAAAGAGTGGGTACTTGTAGATGCTGAAGGACAGACTTTAGGCCGCCTATCTTCTAAGGTTGCAAAAATCCTTAGAGGTAAGTACAAGCCAGACTTCACCCCACACGTTGATTGTGGAGACAACGTAATTGTTATCAACGCAGAAAAAATCAACTTAACTGGAAAGAAATGGGATGCTAAAGAATACATCCGTCATACAGGTTATCCAGGTGGACAAAGAAGTTTAACTGCTTCAGAATTATTTACAAAAGCGCCAGAGCGTCTCGTTGAAAAAGCAGTAAAGGGAATGCTTCCTAAAAACAAATTAGGATCAGCTCTTTTCCGTAATTTAAAGGTTTATGCAGGATCAGAACATGGTCAAGAAGCTCAAAAACCTAAAACTATTAACTTAAACGATCTTAAGTAA
- the polA gene encoding DNA polymerase I: protein MAAQKRLFLVDAYALIFRGYYAFIKNPRINSKGFDTSAIMGFMNSLFDVIRREKPDHLAVCFDKEGSEVRTELFSDYKANRDATPEPIMQGIPYIQSILKAMHIPVVELPGCEADDIIGTLAKQAEKENYQVYMVTPDKDFAQLVSENIFMYRPARMGNGIEIWGIPEVQKKFEVERPEQVIDFLGMMGDAVDNIPGLPGVGEKTAKKFLKQFGSMEELLANTDQLKGKMREKVETNAEQGILSKKLARIIIDCDVKFHAEDYELSMPDSEKVQELFDELEFRRLKDQFIKLFNGEEDNQTQVSNSPSAKKNEQTAGAGQFSLFGGDSSEKIESTNSRKTLKDTPHVYQKVDTGLGLRLFIQKLMKQKSVCFDTETTSLNPLEAQLVGIAFSWEGGKGYYLPFEDNIEKTQQLIELLRPFFESPEIEKIGQNLKYDIKVLDKYGIKVEGPTFDTMIAHYLINPDMRHNMDILAETYLNYTPQPISELIGKKGKNQKSMRDVPLAEQTEYAAEDADITFQLKEFFEKELDEAKTRKLFNEIEMPLVEVLADMEIEGINLDLDFLKKLSEALDRDIKELEAKIYEAAGEEFKISSPKQLGIILFEKLALVKKPKKTKTGQYSTSEDVLSYLAPEHEIVQHVLDYRGLVKLQNTYVDALPGQVEKSSGRVHTDYVQTIAATGRLSSNNPNLQNIPIRTERGRQVRKAFIPRSDDYVLLAADYSQIELRIIAALSEEETMIKAFKDGEDIHASTASQVFNVPLEEVTREQRSNAKTVNFGIIYGVSAFGLSNQTSLSRSESKELIDTYYKTYPKLSNYIADQVAYAREHGYVSTILGRRRYLKDINSQNAVVRGAAERNAVNAPIQGSAADIIKIAMINIHKKLGEEKLQTKMLLQVHDELVFDVYKPELDQVKKLIKSEMENAYQLNVPLDVDLGVGQDWLEAH from the coding sequence GTAGCGAAGTGAGAACAGAACTTTTCTCGGACTACAAAGCCAATAGAGATGCTACACCAGAGCCGATAATGCAGGGAATTCCATATATCCAAAGCATTCTAAAAGCTATGCATATTCCGGTTGTGGAATTGCCGGGCTGTGAAGCTGATGATATTATTGGAACTCTTGCAAAACAGGCTGAAAAAGAAAACTACCAGGTGTATATGGTCACACCCGATAAGGATTTTGCGCAATTGGTTTCTGAAAATATCTTTATGTACCGCCCAGCCAGAATGGGTAACGGAATAGAAATTTGGGGAATTCCTGAAGTGCAGAAAAAATTTGAAGTAGAGCGACCAGAACAGGTCATCGACTTTTTAGGAATGATGGGGGATGCCGTAGACAACATTCCAGGCTTACCCGGTGTTGGAGAAAAAACCGCTAAAAAATTCCTGAAACAATTTGGCTCTATGGAAGAACTTTTGGCTAATACCGATCAGCTAAAAGGAAAAATGAGAGAGAAAGTTGAAACCAATGCCGAGCAGGGGATACTTTCTAAAAAACTAGCTAGGATAATTATCGATTGTGATGTGAAATTCCATGCGGAAGATTATGAACTATCGATGCCAGACTCTGAAAAAGTACAGGAACTTTTTGACGAACTTGAGTTTAGACGTTTAAAAGATCAATTTATAAAACTATTTAACGGGGAAGAAGACAATCAAACCCAGGTAAGCAATTCTCCCTCTGCTAAGAAAAACGAGCAGACGGCTGGGGCGGGCCAATTTTCATTATTCGGGGGTGACTCTTCAGAAAAAATTGAAAGTACCAATAGCAGAAAAACCTTAAAAGATACGCCACACGTTTATCAAAAAGTAGACACTGGTTTAGGCTTACGTCTGTTCATTCAGAAATTAATGAAACAAAAATCGGTTTGTTTTGATACCGAAACAACCAGTTTAAATCCGCTTGAGGCACAATTGGTTGGGATCGCATTCTCCTGGGAAGGCGGTAAAGGCTATTATCTTCCGTTTGAAGATAATATAGAAAAGACACAGCAACTTATCGAATTGCTTAGACCATTTTTTGAATCACCCGAAATTGAAAAAATAGGTCAGAATTTAAAATATGACATCAAGGTTTTAGATAAATACGGAATTAAAGTGGAAGGACCAACCTTCGACACCATGATTGCGCACTATCTTATAAATCCCGATATGCGCCATAATATGGATATTTTGGCTGAAACCTATCTTAATTATACTCCGCAGCCAATTTCCGAATTAATTGGCAAAAAAGGTAAAAATCAAAAAAGCATGCGCGATGTGCCTTTAGCCGAACAAACCGAATATGCGGCAGAAGATGCCGATATTACCTTTCAGCTTAAAGAATTTTTCGAAAAAGAGTTGGACGAGGCCAAAACACGCAAGCTTTTTAATGAAATTGAAATGCCATTGGTTGAAGTCTTAGCCGATATGGAAATCGAAGGCATTAATCTGGATCTGGATTTCCTGAAAAAATTATCTGAAGCTTTAGATCGTGATATTAAAGAATTAGAAGCTAAAATTTATGAAGCAGCCGGTGAGGAATTTAAAATTAGCTCCCCTAAGCAATTAGGAATTATTCTTTTTGAAAAGCTGGCTTTGGTAAAAAAACCAAAAAAGACCAAAACCGGACAGTATTCTACCAGCGAAGATGTACTTTCTTATCTGGCGCCCGAGCATGAAATTGTTCAGCATGTTTTAGATTACCGCGGTCTTGTAAAGCTTCAAAATACGTATGTAGACGCATTACCGGGGCAGGTAGAAAAATCCAGCGGTCGTGTTCATACCGATTATGTACAAACCATTGCAGCAACAGGAAGGTTGAGCTCCAACAACCCAAACCTGCAAAACATTCCTATACGTACCGAACGTGGAAGACAGGTAAGAAAAGCTTTTATCCCAAGAAGTGACGATTATGTATTGCTAGCTGCCGATTACTCTCAAATCGAATTGCGTATTATCGCTGCATTAAGCGAGGAAGAAACGATGATCAAAGCGTTTAAAGACGGCGAAGACATTCATGCCTCGACTGCCTCTCAGGTTTTTAATGTTCCATTAGAAGAAGTAACACGTGAACAACGTAGTAATGCAAAAACAGTAAATTTCGGGATCATCTATGGAGTATCCGCTTTTGGCTTAAGTAATCAAACAAGTTTAAGCAGATCTGAATCTAAAGAATTGATCGATACTTACTACAAAACCTACCCTAAACTTAGCAATTACATTGCAGATCAGGTCGCCTACGCCAGAGAACATGGATATGTATCCACTATTTTAGGCAGAAGGCGATATCTAAAAGATATTAATTCGCAAAACGCTGTAGTTAGAGGTGCTGCTGAACGTAATGCCGTAAATGCACCGATCCAGGGAAGTGCGGCAGATATTATTAAAATCGCGATGATTAATATTCATAAAAAACTGGGAGAAGAAAAACTACAAACAAAAATGCTTCTTCAGGTTCATGATGAACTGGTCTTTGATGTCTACAAACCTGAATTAGATCAGGTAAAAAAACTCATCAAATCAGAAATGGAAAATGCATATCAGCTTAATGTACCCTTAGATGTAGATTTAGGGGTTGGACAGGATTGGTTGGAAGCGCATTGA